TTCCATGACGTGGCCGTGGTCGGCGAGGGAGAGCGCGGCCTGGGCGTTCTGCTCGACGAGGAGGATGGTGGTGCCCTGGGACTTGAGTTCGGCGATGGTCGCCATGATCTTCTGCATCATGATCGGGGAGAGGCCCATGGAGGGTTCGTCGAGCATGAGCAGTTTGGGCTGGGACATGAGGGCGCGGCCCATGGCGAGCATTTGCTGTTCGCCGCCCGAGAGGGTTCCCGCGGCTTGCTTTCGGCGTTCGCCGAGGATGGGGAAGAGGTCGTAGGCGCGCTGGATGTCCTTCTCGATGCCGGCCTTGTCGGAGCGGAGGAATGCTCCGAGCTGGAGGTTTTCGGCGATGGAGAGGCGGGGGAAGATGCGTCGGCCTTCGGGGGAGTGGGCGAGGCCCATGGCGACGATCTTGTGTGCGGGGACGCCGGTGAGTGGCTTTCCGTCGAAGGTGATTTTGCCGCTGAGCGGCTTCAGGAGTCCGGACAGGGTCCGCAGTGTCGTCGTCTTGCCGGCGCCGTTGGTGCCGATGAGGGTGACGACTTCGCCTTGCTGGACGCTGAAGGAGATTCCCTTGACGGCTTCGATCTTGCCGTAGGCGACCTTGAGGTCTTCTACTTCGAGGAGTGCGCTCACTGGTCGTCTCCTTCCGTGGCGTGTGCTTCCGCGGCTTCGACGGCTGCTGCGGCGGTGTCTTCGGGGGCGCCTTCGAAGGGTTCGCCGAGGTAGGCGGCGATGACGCGTTCGTCGCCCTGGACGACGTCGCTGGTGCCTTCGACGAGTTTTTCGCCTTGGACGAGGACGGCGACGCGGTCGCAGAGGTTGAAGATGAAGCGCATGTCGTGCTCGATGACGAGTACGGCGATGCCCTTGTCGCGGATGGCGAAGACGAGTTCTTCGGTGGCGCGGGTTTCTTGGGGGTTCATGCCGGCCGTGGGCTCGTCGAGGAGGAGCAGGCCGGGCTCGCTGGCGAGTGCGCGCGCGATTTCGAGCTTGCGCTGTTCGCCGTAGGGGAGGCTGCGGGCGAGGTGGTCCCGCTTGTGGGCGAGACCGATGAACTCTAGGAGTTCCATGGCGCGTTCTTCGGAGGCGGCTTCGGCTTTCTTGAAGCCGGGGCCGCGCAGGAGCGCGGACCAGAGGCCTTCCTTTGTCCTGGTGTGGCGTCCGACGAGGACGTTTTCGAGGACGGTCATGTTGGCGAAGAGCCGGATGTTCTGGAAGGTGCGGGCCATGCCGGCTTTGGTGACCAGGTGGGGCTTGGGCGGGAGTGCGGTGCCCTTGTAGGAGACCTGGCCTTCGGTGGGGATGTAGAGGCCGGTGAGGCAGTTGAAGAAGGTGGTTTTGCCTGCGCCGTTGGGGCCGATGAGGCCGACGATTTCGCCGCTGTTGACGGTGAGGTCGACGGAGCGTACGGCGGTGAGTCCGCCGAAGCGCATGGTGACGCCCTTGGCTTCGAGGACGGCAGTGGTCGTGGTGGTGGTCATGCGGGTCACGCCCCTGCCTTGGTGGCGCCGACGGTGCTGTCGGGCAGGCTTTGTTGTTCTGGGATGTCGAGTTGGCCGGTCTCGTGGAATTCGAGTTGGCGGCGGCGGTTGGCGATGATGCCTTCGGGGCGGAAGCGCATGAGGATGACGAGTGCGATGCCGAAGGCGAGGAGCTCGTATTCCTTGAGGAAGGTGAGCTTTTCGGGGATGAGGTAGAGGAGTGAGGCGCCGAGGAGGGGTCCGCTGACGGTGCCCATGCCGCCGAGGACGACGGCGGCGAGGAGGAAGGCGCTGTTGGGGGGTGCGGCGCCGGCGAACTGGTAGGGGCTGGGCACGACGCTGTAGGTGACGTGGGCGCTGACGGTGCCGGCGAGGCCGGCGAGGGTGGCGCCGAGTGCGAAGGCGATGAGCTTGACGCGGAAGCCGTTGATGCCCATGGCGGTGGCGGCGGTCTCGTCTTCGCGGATGGCGATCCAGGAGCGGCCGATGCGGGAGTCGGCGGCGCGGGTGAAGACGAGTACGACGAGCGCCGTGATGAGGAGCATCAGGAAGAAGTAGTTGGCGAACCGGCCGAGGGTGAATCCGGCGACGTCGTGGCTGGCCCCGAGGTTGAATCCGAAGATTTCGAGGTCGGGGATGGAGGGGATTCCGTCGGGGCCGTTGGTGATGTCGGGTCCGGAGGAGCCGTCCATGTTGTTGACGGCGATGCGGAAGATCTCTCCGAAGCCGAGGGTGACGATGGCGAGGTAGTCGCCGCGCAGTCGCAGGGTGGGGGCGCCGATGAGGACGCCGAAGACGAGTGAGGCTGCCATGCCGGTGAGGGCGGCGGCCCAGAACGGGAACTGGACTCCGGAGAAGCGGGAGAACTCGGAGCCGGAGACGAGGGCGGCGGCGTAGGCGCCGACGCCGAGGAAGGCGACGTATCCGAGGTCGAGGAGTCCGGTGAGGCCGACGACGATGTTGAGGCCGAGGGCGACGGTGGCGAAGATCAGGATGTTGACGCCGAGGTTGGCGTTGTGGTCTTCGCTCTGGGTGAAGGGGAAGATCGCTGCGGCGAGGAAGGCGATGCCGGTGGCGAAGCCTTTGTTCTGGGCGCAGAGGGTGGAGAAGCGGTCGAGCTGTCCGGCGTGGACGAGGGCCCAGGCGACGAAGACGAGGAGGAGGACGAAGCCGATGAAGGTTTCGCTCTCTTCGTCGTTGATGCCGATGCCGTAGGTGAAGGCGATGAGGCCGAGGGTGATGCCGAGGGTGACGATCAGCCGCTGTGTCCAGCCGGGGAGTTGGCCGGTGGGTGCGGGCTGGTCGGGCTTGGTGAGGTAGGCCTTGGCCGTGTCGCCGGGGCGGGGCAGGGCGAGGGCGCCGAGGACGGGGAGTGCGGAGGCGACGGCGGCGACGTAGGCGCCGGGGTCGAGGTTGGCGAGTCCGCCGAGTTCGACTGCGATGGCGATGGCCGCGTACCAGCAGACGGTGAAGCCGGCGAGGGTGGTGAGGAGGATCGGGGAGGTGGCGCCGGCGGGGTTGAGCCGGTGCAGTCCTCGCACGTTCCACAGGGGGAGGGTGAAGAGGAGGGTGATGAGTCCTGCGACGAGGGCGATGGTCTGGAGGCCCGCGGGGTAGCCGTAGACGGTGAGGTCGCCGGGGAAGTCGGAGGTCCAGGTCCAGGACATGAAGGTGCTGGCGATGGTGGCGACGGCGCCGGCGGCGATGAGGACGCGGGGGGCGCCTGCGGGGAGGGTGATCAGGCCGCGGGCGGTGTCGGTCTTCTGTGTGGTCATGGTGATCACGCCCTGTCCGCGACGCGTTCGCCGAGCAGGCCTTGTGGCCGTAGCAGCAGTACGAGGATGAGGAGGACGAAGGCCCAGACGGAGGCCCAGCCCTGGCCGCCGAACTGTTCCATGCCGGGGATGTCGGCGATGTAGGCGGTGGCCATTGCTTCGGCGAGGCCGAGGACGACGCCGCCGAGCATGGCGCCGTAGATGTTGCCGATGCCGCCGAGCACAGCTGCGGTGAAGGCCTTGAGTCCGGCCTGGAAGCCCATGTCGTACTGGACGGAGCCGTACTTGAGGCCGTAGGCGACGCCGGCGACGGCGGCGAAGATGCCGCCGATGGCGAAGGCGATCACGATGATGCGGTTGGTGTCGATGCCCATGAGCTGGGAGGTGTCCGGGTCCTGGGCGGTGGCCTGCATGGCGCGGCCGGTGCGGGAGAGGCGGACGAAGAAGGCAAGGGCGGCCATGCACAGGGGGGCGGCGATGATCAGGAAGACGTCGCCGCTCTGGATGCGGATGTCACCCAAGTGGTAGGGCCCGAAGGGGAGTTGCGGGAAGACGCGGGCGCTCTTGGCGTCGGGGTACCAGTTGAAGACGGCCTGCTGGAGTGCGAGGGAGAGGCCGATCGCGGTGATGAGGGGGGCCAGGCGGGGCGCGCCGCGCAGTGGCCGGTACGCGAAGCGTTCGGCTCCGACGGCGATGAGGGTGGCGACGAGTGCGCCTCCGATGAGCATCGCCGGTAGGGCTATCCACATGGATATGCCGTCGGGGAGCGCGAGGTAGACCGTGAGTGCGCCGAAGCCGCCGGTCATGAAGATCTCGCCGTGGGCGAAGTTGATGAGCTGGACGATGCCGTACACCATCGTGTAGCCGATGGCGATCAGCCCGTACATCGAGCCGAGGAACAGCCCGTTGGCCAGCTGCTGCGGCAGAGTGTTCACCGCGTGGCCTCCATGGGTGGGGAGAGTGGGGCAGGGATATGGGTGGGGCCGCGCGGTGACGGGTCGTCGTGGCCGCGCGGCCCTGTGTGGTGCGTGCGGTGCGGGGTGGGTCAGCCGGCGTCGTAGGTGCCGCTCTTGACGGCCTTCCACTCGCCCTTGGTGACCTGGTAGACGGTGAGCTGCTTGTTGGTGGTGTCGCCGTACTCGTCGAAGGCGACGGGGCCGGCGATGCCGTCGAACTTGCCCTTCTGGACCTCTTCGACGATCTTGCCGCGCGCGTCGGACGGGACCTTGCCGTCCTTCACGACGTTGCCGATGGCCTTGATGATGGCGGTCGCGGCGTCGTAGGAGTAGCCGCCGTAGGTGCCGTAGTCGCCGG
The DNA window shown above is from Streptomyces sp. NBC_01445 and carries:
- a CDS encoding ABC transporter ATP-binding protein; this encodes MSALLEVEDLKVAYGKIEAVKGISFSVQQGEVVTLIGTNGAGKTTTLRTLSGLLKPLSGKITFDGKPLTGVPAHKIVAMGLAHSPEGRRIFPRLSIAENLQLGAFLRSDKAGIEKDIQRAYDLFPILGERRKQAAGTLSGGEQQMLAMGRALMSQPKLLMLDEPSMGLSPIMMQKIMATIAELKSQGTTILLVEQNAQAALSLADHGHVMEVGSVVLSGTGQDLLHDESVRKAYLGED
- a CDS encoding ABC transporter ATP-binding protein, encoding MTTTTTTAVLEAKGVTMRFGGLTAVRSVDLTVNSGEIVGLIGPNGAGKTTFFNCLTGLYIPTEGQVSYKGTALPPKPHLVTKAGMARTFQNIRLFANMTVLENVLVGRHTRTKEGLWSALLRGPGFKKAEAASEERAMELLEFIGLAHKRDHLARSLPYGEQRKLEIARALASEPGLLLLDEPTAGMNPQETRATEELVFAIRDKGIAVLVIEHDMRFIFNLCDRVAVLVQGEKLVEGTSDVVQGDERVIAAYLGEPFEGAPEDTAAAAVEAAEAHATEGDDQ
- a CDS encoding branched-chain amino acid ABC transporter permease, whose product is MTTQKTDTARGLITLPAGAPRVLIAAGAVATIASTFMSWTWTSDFPGDLTVYGYPAGLQTIALVAGLITLLFTLPLWNVRGLHRLNPAGATSPILLTTLAGFTVCWYAAIAIAVELGGLANLDPGAYVAAVASALPVLGALALPRPGDTAKAYLTKPDQPAPTGQLPGWTQRLIVTLGITLGLIAFTYGIGINDEESETFIGFVLLLVFVAWALVHAGQLDRFSTLCAQNKGFATGIAFLAAAIFPFTQSEDHNANLGVNILIFATVALGLNIVVGLTGLLDLGYVAFLGVGAYAAALVSGSEFSRFSGVQFPFWAAALTGMAASLVFGVLIGAPTLRLRGDYLAIVTLGFGEIFRIAVNNMDGSSGPDITNGPDGIPSIPDLEIFGFNLGASHDVAGFTLGRFANYFFLMLLITALVVLVFTRAADSRIGRSWIAIREDETAATAMGINGFRVKLIAFALGATLAGLAGTVSAHVTYSVVPSPYQFAGAAPPNSAFLLAAVVLGGMGTVSGPLLGASLLYLIPEKLTFLKEYELLAFGIALVILMRFRPEGIIANRRRQLEFHETGQLDIPEQQSLPDSTVGATKAGA
- a CDS encoding branched-chain amino acid ABC transporter permease, whose translation is MNTLPQQLANGLFLGSMYGLIAIGYTMVYGIVQLINFAHGEIFMTGGFGALTVYLALPDGISMWIALPAMLIGGALVATLIAVGAERFAYRPLRGAPRLAPLITAIGLSLALQQAVFNWYPDAKSARVFPQLPFGPYHLGDIRIQSGDVFLIIAAPLCMAALAFFVRLSRTGRAMQATAQDPDTSQLMGIDTNRIIVIAFAIGGIFAAVAGVAYGLKYGSVQYDMGFQAGLKAFTAAVLGGIGNIYGAMLGGVVLGLAEAMATAYIADIPGMEQFGGQGWASVWAFVLLILVLLLRPQGLLGERVADRA